DNA sequence from the Chryseobacterium indicum genome:
ATTTATAGACAATGCAAAAGAAGAATCTATTAATACGATTCTTGATTATGTAGAAGCAAAAAACAGGGGAGAAGTTGAGAAAGTTTTTGTAACAGGATGTCTTTCGGAAAGATATAAGCCGGATCTGGTAAGAGAAATTCCGGATGTAGATCAATATTTCGGGACGAGAGATCTTCCTATTTTATTAAAACATTTAGGAGCAGATTACAAACACGAATTGGTTGGGGAAAGACTTACCACTACACCAAAACATTACGCATACTTAAAGATTTCCGAAGGCTGCGACAGACCGTGTTCATTCTGTGCAATTCCTCTCATGAGAGGAGGTCACGTTTCTACACCTATCGAAAAGCTGGTTACAGAAGTACAGAAATTGGCAAAAAAAGGAACCAAAGAACTGATTTTGATTGCGCAGGATCTTACTTATTATGGTTTAGATATTTATAAAAAACGTGCGCTTGGAGACCTTTTAAAAGAATTGGTAAAAGTGGAAGGAATTGAATGGATTCGTCTTCATTATGCTTTTCCAAGCGGATTTCCGGAAGATGTTCTGGATATCATCAGAGAAGAACCGAAAGTTTGCAACTATATAGACATTCCTCTTCAGCATATCAATTCAGATTTATTAAAATCGATGAAGAGAGGGACTACTCACGAAAAAACGGATGCTCTTCTTTCAAAATTCAGAGAAAAAGTTCCGGATATGGCAATCAGAACAACGCTTATCGTTGGTTATCCCGGAGAAACTCAGGAAATTTTCAATGAGCTTAAAGACTGGGTAAGAGAACAGAGATTCGACAGACTGGGATGCTTTACGTACTCTCACGAAGAAAATACAGGAGCTTATGTATTGGAAGATGATGTTCCGCAGGAAGTGAAAGAAGCAAGAGTAGAAGAAATTATGGAGATTCAGTCCCAGATTTCATGGGAGAAAAATCAGGAGAAAATTGGGAACGTGTATAAATGTATCTTCGACAGAAAAGAAGGAAATTATTTCATCGGACGAACAGAATACGATTCTCCGGACGTAGATAATACCGTTTTGGTTTCTGCAGAAAATACATATATTTCCATTGGAGATTTTGCGGAGGTAAAGATTACCTCGGCTGAAGAGTTTGATCTGTATGGAGAATTAATTTAAAATTATTCCCAATTAGTTGATTTTTTATTAAAAAAAGACGTATATTGTTCTGATTAATATAATGTTATTGATTTATTAATAAAAATTAACATTTATGAAATCACGATTGTTAATTTTTTAATTTACTGATTATCAATATTGTTTTGTTTTTGTAAATTAAATTGTTAAAACTTTTTCATCTATTGTTATGAAAATAATTTTAAAAATATTAACTTTGCATTATAAAGAGATTTTACATAAGTATTAAGCTATGAATTAAGCTTTTATAAAATGTAAAAAAAATGTTTTTTGAAATTATATAATTAAAAATATTTTATTTTTACTAATGGATGCACACATTGGGGATGGCAC
Encoded proteins:
- the rimO gene encoding 30S ribosomal protein S12 methylthiotransferase RimO, whose translation is MRTKSVGKKKINVVTLGCSKNVYDSEVLMSQLKANGKEVVHEDKGDIVVINTCGFIDNAKEESINTILDYVEAKNRGEVEKVFVTGCLSERYKPDLVREIPDVDQYFGTRDLPILLKHLGADYKHELVGERLTTTPKHYAYLKISEGCDRPCSFCAIPLMRGGHVSTPIEKLVTEVQKLAKKGTKELILIAQDLTYYGLDIYKKRALGDLLKELVKVEGIEWIRLHYAFPSGFPEDVLDIIREEPKVCNYIDIPLQHINSDLLKSMKRGTTHEKTDALLSKFREKVPDMAIRTTLIVGYPGETQEIFNELKDWVREQRFDRLGCFTYSHEENTGAYVLEDDVPQEVKEARVEEIMEIQSQISWEKNQEKIGNVYKCIFDRKEGNYFIGRTEYDSPDVDNTVLVSAENTYISIGDFAEVKITSAEEFDLYGELI